One genomic region from Sphingobacterium sp. UGAL515B_05 encodes:
- the cydB gene encoding cytochrome d ubiquinol oxidase subunit II: MEIFWFIVLTFMLGIYIVLDGYDFGAGIVHLFFAKTEQEKKAVTNAIGPFWDANEVWLIASGGVLFFAFPTLYASSFSGFYLPLMLVLWLLIFRAISLELRGQVHHRLWEALWDKAFGLASLLLALFFGAALGNVVRGVNLGMVENGVSTQEPYYFFLALWNPTFDPLAQHQGIIDWFTIILGLVAVVTLTIHGAGWVILKTSSTLNTRLKNIVFKLNFVLLILVLLSAYVWHYVKPISLNNLQNHYWLWIFPLIAAVGLLGQFWIKTFKKDGIGFLFSSLFILGSFATTVASMFPILLPSTNDVNPSLTIQNAAAHEYGLSVGLGWFMFAAILVVAYFIIQFRVFKGKLDDVGYGDH, translated from the coding sequence ATGGAAATATTCTGGTTTATCGTATTAACTTTCATGCTGGGAATTTATATCGTACTCGATGGGTACGATTTTGGGGCGGGAATTGTCCATCTATTCTTTGCTAAAACCGAACAGGAGAAAAAAGCTGTTACTAACGCGATTGGGCCGTTTTGGGATGCCAATGAAGTCTGGCTCATCGCTTCCGGCGGTGTCCTATTCTTTGCTTTCCCAACGCTTTATGCCTCCTCTTTCAGTGGATTTTACTTACCGCTCATGCTTGTATTATGGTTGCTTATTTTTAGAGCGATAAGTCTTGAACTCAGGGGGCAGGTTCACCATCGGCTTTGGGAGGCTTTATGGGATAAAGCTTTTGGTCTAGCAAGCCTGTTGCTGGCACTTTTCTTTGGCGCTGCCCTAGGCAATGTCGTTCGCGGAGTAAACCTAGGTATGGTAGAAAATGGTGTATCGACCCAAGAGCCATATTATTTCTTCTTAGCACTTTGGAACCCGACATTTGACCCATTAGCCCAACATCAAGGCATTATAGACTGGTTCACCATCATATTAGGTTTAGTTGCCGTCGTTACATTAACAATCCACGGTGCAGGCTGGGTCATTCTGAAAACATCCAGCACACTAAATACCAGATTAAAGAATATTGTTTTTAAACTCAACTTTGTCTTGCTTATCCTCGTCCTACTATCGGCCTATGTATGGCATTATGTGAAACCCATCTCCTTAAACAATCTTCAAAATCATTATTGGCTGTGGATATTTCCTTTGATTGCTGCTGTTGGATTACTTGGACAATTTTGGATCAAGACCTTTAAGAAAGATGGTATTGGCTTTCTATTTTCATCCCTGTTTATACTGGGGAGCTTTGCCACGACCGTTGCTTCCATGTTCCCTATATTATTGCCTTCAACGAATGACGTAAATCCATCCTTGACGATTCAAAATGCTGCAGCACATGAATATGGTCTTTCAGTTGGTTTAGGCTGGTTTATGTTTGCAGCAATTCTGGTGGTTGCTTATTTTATTATCCAATTTAGGGTCTTCAAAGGTAAGCTTGATGACGTCGGTTACGGTGACCACTAA
- a CDS encoding response regulator transcription factor has protein sequence MKIIAVLDDHPLLLEGVASFLNNQDGYLVYPFLEEIALIEFLKATKADLLLMDMQLLQTNGVDVCTQVRKLFPIIPIVALSNLADGNLIFQFMQAGGNGYILKDVSNEEFLGCVQLGLDGKEAICDRAKELYRGAISTISSLPRLTQREKEILRLISNGLTTNQIAEQLFLSPVTVETHRRNLLTKFKVKNMIELVQHAMKHKLLGLE, from the coding sequence ATGAAGATAATTGCAGTGTTAGACGATCATCCTTTATTGTTGGAAGGTGTTGCCTCTTTTCTCAATAATCAGGATGGGTATCTTGTATATCCCTTTTTGGAAGAAATTGCGTTAATTGAATTTTTAAAGGCCACGAAAGCGGATCTCCTACTTATGGATATGCAACTGTTGCAGACAAATGGAGTAGATGTCTGTACTCAGGTGAGGAAGCTGTTTCCTATAATTCCTATTGTTGCATTGAGCAATTTGGCCGATGGTAATCTTATTTTTCAGTTTATGCAGGCTGGCGGAAATGGCTATATCTTAAAGGATGTTAGCAACGAAGAATTTCTGGGCTGTGTACAGCTCGGCCTGGACGGCAAAGAAGCAATTTGTGATCGGGCAAAAGAACTTTATCGCGGTGCAATTTCTACGATCAGCAGTCTCCCCAGGCTTACACAGCGTGAAAAAGAGATTTTGAGGTTGATTTCTAATGGACTTACTACGAACCAAATCGCCGAGCAGTTATTTTTAAGTCCAGTTACCGTGGAGACGCATCGGCGCAATCTCCTGACTAAATTTAAAGTTAAAAATATGATTGAACTTGTACAGCATGCGATGAAACATAAGTTGTTGGGACTCGAATAG
- a CDS encoding sensor histidine kinase, with amino-acid sequence MMFQLKELTKIIAFFIVYFTVHAVAAQSFLPLDENKYRSDAEKLLLSSSGDSVKAMQHFYLADYYRFRDTSKFWDHMQQGERLAKPFRSLQAMGALYKSFYYGQFLDSKNAGVEAQRCVDLLGNAQKPFQQGLLAKAWYNLGLIRFPKKGFADFLDILNGKCLPYAKAHDPIMEGSINTMIGMTFMSSNQLAKADEYHQLAIKQLEQQPPSAALVVAYLNTVSNYCYQVKSKEARVLLDKVKQLLNDYPNSSQLPNYYYNEALYFTTKQQTDEALRLLDIGLDWSVKMNNWKLFQMMRFRKFNVYLLQKKYADAKLQLEEIVKNGLLTRDLYNSKIVYSQLAGVNELMGNYQDALKMSNMANKLSDSIQKVQLLEKMNEMETKYKTVEKEKEILNLRAEKDRNQFRIFLVLGIAVLLFCIVLFVAFFYRKQRKLNTQIQLNHEIVLDKLEKEKQLQISESMLKGEQQERQRIAQDLHDSIGGMLTGLKFKIAGDVGKSTLLTDEVPQKLNDILGEVRRISHNLMPESLRQFGLIAALEQLCIAMKNSHVSIQFENYEPELNVDFQKGLAIYRIVQEAISNALKYANADAIIVQVSKSDEVLHILVEDNGKGFDSAVLNYGLGLNNMVNRVKWINGSIDIQSKLGSGTQIEIGVTV; translated from the coding sequence ATGATGTTTCAGTTGAAAGAGTTAACGAAGATAATTGCATTTTTTATAGTATACTTTACTGTACATGCTGTAGCTGCACAGAGTTTTTTGCCATTGGATGAAAATAAATATCGATCTGATGCGGAAAAATTATTGCTATCGAGCTCGGGGGACAGTGTGAAAGCAATGCAGCATTTTTATTTGGCAGATTATTATAGATTTAGAGATACGAGCAAATTTTGGGATCATATGCAACAGGGGGAGCGGTTAGCCAAACCGTTCCGGAGCTTACAGGCGATGGGGGCACTTTACAAAAGCTTTTATTATGGGCAATTTCTGGATAGTAAAAATGCAGGAGTTGAAGCCCAACGATGTGTAGACCTCCTTGGAAATGCACAAAAGCCTTTTCAGCAGGGGCTTTTGGCCAAAGCTTGGTATAATCTGGGCTTAATTCGATTTCCTAAAAAAGGATTTGCTGATTTTCTGGATATCCTTAACGGGAAGTGTCTGCCTTATGCGAAAGCACATGATCCCATCATGGAAGGTAGTATAAATACGATGATCGGCATGACGTTTATGTCGTCCAATCAGCTTGCAAAAGCCGATGAATACCATCAATTGGCCATAAAACAGCTCGAGCAGCAACCGCCGAGTGCTGCACTTGTGGTGGCTTATCTCAATACAGTCAGTAATTATTGTTATCAGGTGAAATCCAAAGAAGCAAGAGTACTGTTGGACAAAGTCAAACAGCTCCTGAACGATTACCCGAATTCTTCTCAATTACCCAACTACTATTACAATGAGGCGCTTTATTTTACCACAAAGCAACAAACTGATGAAGCCCTTCGCCTGTTGGATATCGGTTTGGATTGGTCGGTGAAAATGAACAATTGGAAATTATTTCAGATGATGCGGTTCAGAAAATTTAATGTTTATCTCTTGCAGAAAAAGTATGCTGATGCTAAACTGCAGTTGGAGGAAATCGTGAAAAATGGATTATTAACGCGAGATCTCTACAACAGTAAAATTGTGTACAGTCAACTGGCGGGTGTGAATGAGCTGATGGGTAATTATCAGGATGCGCTGAAGATGTCCAATATGGCAAATAAACTATCCGATAGCATTCAGAAGGTCCAATTGCTGGAAAAAATGAATGAGATGGAGACGAAATATAAGACCGTTGAAAAAGAAAAAGAAATTTTGAATCTACGCGCAGAAAAGGACCGTAACCAATTTCGGATTTTTCTCGTTTTGGGTATTGCCGTTTTGCTTTTTTGTATTGTGCTTTTTGTTGCTTTTTTCTATCGAAAACAACGGAAGCTCAATACACAGATTCAGCTCAACCACGAAATCGTGTTGGACAAATTGGAAAAGGAAAAACAGCTGCAAATTTCGGAATCTATGCTCAAGGGGGAGCAGCAGGAGCGTCAGCGTATAGCCCAAGATCTGCATGATAGCATAGGTGGTATGTTAACAGGTCTAAAATTTAAGATTGCTGGTGATGTAGGAAAGAGTACACTCTTGACTGATGAAGTGCCGCAGAAGTTAAACGATATCTTAGGCGAAGTAAGGCGCATATCCCATAATCTAATGCCCGAATCGTTGCGTCAGTTTGGATTGATAGCAGCATTGGAGCAACTGTGTATAGCAATGAAAAATAGTCATGTTTCGATCCAATTTGAAAACTATGAACCTGAATTGAATGTGGATTTTCAAAAAGGATTGGCCATATATCGAATTGTTCAAGAGGCCATTTCAAATGCATTAAAGTATGCAAACGCAGATGCAATTATCGTTCAGGTAAGTAAATCGGACGAAGTACTGCATATCCTCGTTGAGGATAATGGCAAAGGCTTTGATTCCGCTGTGTTAAATTATGGATTGGGTTTAAATAACATGGTCAATAGAGTGAAATGGATCAATGGATCAATTGATATTCAGAGTAAGCTCGGATCTGGAACTCAAATCGAAATTGGTGTAACTGTTTAA
- a CDS encoding NADPH-dependent FMN reductase has translation MKALLFNGALERRQESTSGKLSHYFSDQLNQRGVENTIFNLADSGIPLFDLSLNRVPNAVKIMNNLFLEADIHFWLSPLYHGSIPGVMKNCLDWLEVSAKNKPAYLTDKHIGLVCWADGVHALQGINAMDAIAKSLRAWTLPFSVPIMKSALFESDNPNVLSSAYQCKLDLLIDIATKKSSEYR, from the coding sequence ATGAAAGCATTACTATTCAATGGCGCCTTGGAAAGAAGGCAAGAATCTACATCGGGAAAATTGTCACACTATTTTTCCGACCAACTGAACCAAAGGGGTGTTGAAAATACTATTTTTAATTTGGCTGATAGCGGAATACCCTTATTTGATTTGAGCCTCAATCGGGTACCCAATGCGGTCAAGATTATGAATAACTTATTTCTTGAGGCAGATATACATTTTTGGTTGTCTCCGCTTTATCATGGAAGTATTCCCGGTGTCATGAAAAACTGTTTGGATTGGCTTGAAGTCAGTGCTAAAAATAAACCGGCTTACCTGACGGATAAACATATCGGACTGGTTTGTTGGGCCGATGGTGTACATGCACTACAGGGCATTAATGCAATGGATGCTATCGCGAAGTCGCTCCGCGCCTGGACATTGCCCTTTAGTGTGCCCATCATGAAATCTGCGCTTTTTGAGTCCGACAATCCAAATGTGCTGTCTTCGGCTTACCAGTGTAAGCTGGACTTGCTGATCGATATTGCTACGAAAAAGAGTAGCGAATATCGTTAA
- a CDS encoding DUF2480 family protein yields the protein MFINKVENTGILALDLIDFKTNLAILSFDIKTLLYQEAIVKEKEFREALAAVDWSAFRNKAVAISCSVDAIIPPWVYMALAEKLHPVAAYYDFKAMEDLEIDLWMQALQAMDLSHFQQQKVVIRARPNIPASLYMLATERLIPIVQTLMYGEVGMPKVIFKKGKV from the coding sequence ATGTTTATCAATAAAGTTGAAAACACGGGTATATTGGCTTTAGATCTAATTGATTTTAAGACCAATCTTGCTATCCTAAGTTTTGATATCAAAACATTGTTGTATCAGGAAGCAATCGTTAAAGAAAAAGAATTCAGAGAAGCTTTGGCGGCGGTGGACTGGTCTGCTTTTCGAAATAAGGCGGTTGCCATTAGCTGTTCTGTGGACGCAATTATCCCGCCTTGGGTCTATATGGCCCTGGCGGAAAAACTTCATCCTGTTGCAGCGTATTACGATTTTAAGGCGATGGAGGATTTGGAAATAGACCTGTGGATGCAGGCTTTGCAAGCGATGGATTTGTCGCATTTTCAGCAGCAAAAAGTTGTCATAAGGGCCCGCCCTAATATTCCGGCGTCACTTTATATGTTGGCGACAGAACGTTTGATTCCTATTGTCCAGACGTTGATGTATGGTGAGGTTGGTATGCCAAAAGTTATTTTTAAAAAAGGGAAAGTATAA
- a CDS encoding superoxide dismutase has product MHKFQLPQLGYAYAALEPYFDRETMTIHHQKHHQAYVDNLNKALEGTAGEADDLLDILTSVSKYSPAVRNNGGGHFNHTLFWEILSPNPKTVPTGKLADEINAAFGSLEELKAQIKNAGLGQFGSGWSWLYVKHSGALAIVATPNQDNPLMDTQSIGRGFPILGVDVWEHAYYLKYQNKRADYLDAFWSLLDWSVVEQKYDTVIAGLV; this is encoded by the coding sequence ATGCACAAATTTCAATTACCCCAGTTAGGATATGCCTATGCGGCGCTTGAACCATATTTTGATCGCGAGACCATGACGATTCATCACCAAAAGCATCATCAAGCTTATGTTGACAATCTAAATAAGGCATTGGAAGGAACAGCAGGCGAAGCTGACGATCTATTGGATATATTAACAAGCGTAAGTAAATATAGCCCAGCAGTACGCAATAACGGCGGCGGTCACTTTAACCATACGCTATTTTGGGAAATTTTATCGCCCAATCCAAAAACGGTACCCACAGGGAAGTTAGCCGATGAGATAAACGCTGCCTTTGGTTCTTTGGAAGAGCTCAAAGCCCAGATCAAAAATGCTGGACTTGGGCAGTTTGGTTCGGGCTGGTCTTGGCTCTATGTAAAACATTCCGGCGCCTTAGCTATCGTAGCTACTCCCAATCAGGATAATCCGCTGATGGATACACAATCGATCGGCAGAGGTTTCCCTATTTTGGGGGTCGATGTTTGGGAGCATGCGTATTATTTGAAATATCAAAATAAAAGAGCCGATTATTTGGATGCATTTTGGTCGCTTTTGGATTGGTCTGTTGTTGAACAAAAATACGATACTGTGATTGCAGGCTTGGTTTGA
- a CDS encoding helix-turn-helix transcriptional regulator — translation MRREATAALIATELAITKEGARKHLLNLANQNLIVSNARSEGIGRPSTYYSLSPQGMARFPDSHADITVQLLQSIKQVLGENALDLLISDRESKVYQKYTDALSDIESIEKKLEVIAAKRTEEGYMAEWKKEADDYLLIENHCPICAAATECQGFCRSELNNFQQLIGPAYRICRTEYIIENAPRCTYRISKAK, via the coding sequence ATGCGCCGAGAAGCCACTGCAGCTTTGATTGCAACAGAGTTGGCTATAACAAAAGAAGGGGCCCGTAAACATTTATTGAACCTCGCGAATCAAAACCTGATTGTCTCCAATGCCCGGAGCGAAGGTATAGGCCGCCCCTCGACTTATTATAGTCTGTCACCACAGGGCATGGCAAGATTTCCAGATAGTCACGCCGACATTACAGTACAACTGTTGCAGTCGATTAAACAAGTGCTTGGCGAGAATGCTTTGGATCTACTTATTAGTGATCGGGAGTCCAAAGTATATCAAAAATATACTGACGCGCTATCGGATATTGAATCCATCGAAAAAAAACTTGAAGTTATTGCCGCAAAAAGAACGGAAGAAGGCTATATGGCAGAATGGAAAAAAGAGGCCGACGATTATCTGCTCATTGAAAATCATTGCCCCATATGTGCAGCAGCAACAGAGTGTCAGGGTTTTTGCCGTTCAGAACTGAATAATTTTCAGCAACTTATCGGTCCGGCTTATCGTATCTGTAGAACAGAATACATCATCGAAAACGCCCCACGCTGTACCTATCGCATTTCAAAGGCGAAATAA
- a CDS encoding TetR/AcrR family transcriptional regulator has translation MSKAEQTRQFIIEKTAPIFNKKGYFATSLSDITTATGLTKGSIYGNFKDKDDLATHVYTYQSRKISEAVNQQITQQKTSLKKLLSFIDFYKDNFKNIAASGGCPMMNAAVEADDSLSFLTPKVRRSFDLWRQRLILILEEGVASGEFKQHISAENYAITFMAMVEGGILLSKISGRGKDLAIVLDKMKEMVDREIKA, from the coding sequence ATGTCAAAAGCAGAACAGACACGGCAATTTATCATTGAGAAAACCGCGCCCATCTTTAATAAAAAAGGTTACTTTGCAACTTCTCTCTCGGACATCACTACCGCAACAGGCTTAACAAAAGGAAGTATTTATGGTAATTTCAAAGACAAAGATGACCTAGCCACCCATGTCTACACCTATCAGAGCAGAAAAATATCAGAAGCTGTTAATCAACAGATTACTCAACAAAAAACATCCTTAAAGAAGCTATTGTCTTTTATTGATTTTTACAAAGATAATTTCAAAAACATCGCAGCTTCAGGAGGTTGTCCCATGATGAATGCGGCCGTGGAAGCCGATGATTCGCTATCTTTTTTAACCCCCAAAGTCAGACGTTCCTTTGACCTTTGGAGACAGCGGCTAATTCTAATTCTTGAAGAAGGAGTTGCCAGCGGTGAATTTAAACAGCATATTTCTGCTGAAAATTATGCCATCACCTTTATGGCGATGGTCGAAGGCGGAATCTTGCTTTCCAAGATTTCCGGCCGAGGAAAAGATCTTGCCATTGTATTGGATAAAATGAAGGAAATGGTGGATCGGGAGATCAAGGCTTAA